From Lutra lutra chromosome 14, mLutLut1.2, whole genome shotgun sequence, a single genomic window includes:
- the HMX3 gene encoding homeobox protein HMX3, protein MPEPGPDAPGTASAQPPPPPPPPPAPKESPFSIKNLLNGDHHRPPPKPQPPPRTLFAPASAAAAAAAAAAAAAAKGALEGAAGFALSQVGDLAFPRFEIPAQRFALPAHYLERSPAWWYPYTLTPAGGHLSRPEASEKALLRDSSPASGTDRDSPEPLLKADPDHKELDSKSPDEIILEESDSEEGKKEGEAAAGAAGASVGAAAATPGAEDWKKGAESPEKKPACRKKKTRTVFSRSQVFQLESTFDMKRYLSSSERAGLAASLHLTETQVKIWFQNRRNKWKRQLAAELEAANLSHAAAQRIVRVPILYHENSAAEGAAAAAAGAPVPVSQPLLTFPHPVYYSHPVVSSVPLLRPV, encoded by the exons ATGCCGGAGCCCGGGCCGGACGCCCCTGGCACCGCTAGCGCgcagcccccgccgccgccgcccccaccTCCCGCGCCCAAGGAGTCCCCGTTCTCCATCAAGAACCTGCTCAACGGAGACCACCACCGGCCGCCCCCTAAGCCGCAGCCGCCCCCACGGACGCTCTTTGCGCCGGCctccgccgctgctgccgccgccgctgctgccgccgccgctgcggCCAAGGGGGCTCTGGAGGGCGCCGCGGGCTTCGCGCTCTCGCAGGTGGGCGACCTGGCTTTCCCTCGCTTTGAGATCCCGGCGCAGAGGTTTGCCCTGCCCGCGCACTACCTGGAGCGCTCCCCGGCCTGGTGGTACCCCTACACCCTGACCCCCGCCGGCGGCCACCTCTCGAGACCTGAAG cTTCGGAGAAGGCCCTCCTGCGAGACTCCTCCCCTGCTTCGGGAACCGATCGTGACTCCCCCGAGCCGCTGCTCAAAGCCGACCCCGACCACAAGGAGCTGGACTCCAAGAGCCCGGACGAGATCATTCTGGAGGAGAGCGACTCGGAGGAAGGCAAGAAGGAGGGCGAGGCTGCGGCGGGAGCGGCCGGGGCGAGCgtgggggcggcggcggcgacgcCGGGCGCCGAGGACTGGAAGAAGGGCGCCGAGAGCCCGGAGAAGAAGCCCGCGTGCCGCAAAAAGAAGACGCGCACGGTCTTCTCGCGCAGCCAGGTCTTCCAGCTCGAGTCCACTTTCGACATGAAGCGCTACCTGAGCAGCTCGGAGCGCGCCGGCCTGGCCGCGTCGCTGCACCTCACCGAGACGCAGGTCAAGATTTGGTTCCAGAACCGCCGCAACAAGTGGAAGCGGCAGCTGGCGGCCGAGCTGGAGGCGGCCAACCTGAGCCACGCCGCGGCGCAGCGCATCGTGCGGGTGCCCATCCTCTACCACGAGAACTCGGCTGCCGAGGGCGCCGCGGCCGCGGCCGCGGGGGCCCCGGTGCCTGTCAGCCAGCCGCTGCTCACCTTCCCGCACCCCGTGTACTACTCGCACCCGGTGGTCTCCTCTGTGCCGCTGCTACGGCCCGTCTGA